One window from the genome of Dermacentor silvarum isolate Dsil-2018 chromosome 5, BIME_Dsil_1.4, whole genome shotgun sequence encodes:
- the LOC125945321 gene encoding uncharacterized protein LOC125945321 isoform X1, with amino-acid sequence MPTPWLQCTRIRHSWLAPVVAILSITSQANSSKTKAKAAPLFYSLQTKAHLRISCDNPNSGYSQNLNYDGVLLSMITYDLQDGFAITFENRFSLREKICDAWTVEATNKGVGLAVYDVNYDSRSTMCNPVWLNGTWYRFHFVLRIRDFLLQVHPEASLYNDCLNVV; translated from the exons atgcctACGCCATGGCtgcagtgtactagaatacgccATAGCTGGCTGGCCCCTGTCGTCGCTATTCTGTCGATaacgagccaagccaactcatcgaaaacaaaggcgaaggcagcgccactcttCTACTCGCTACAAACGAAGGCCCATCTGcgcatt AGCTGCGACAACCCGAATTCTGGGTACAGTCAGAACCTCAACTACGACGGCGTGCTCCTGTCAATGATCACTTACGACCTTCAGGACGGTTTCGCCATCACGTTTGAGAACCGATTCTCCTTACGTGAGAAG ATCTGCGACGCCTGGACTGTCGAAGCGACGAACAAAGGGGTGGGCTTGGCCGTGTACGACGTCAACTACGACAGCAGATCCACGATGTGCAACCCCGTCTGGCTCAACGGGACCTGGTACCGGTTCCACTTCGTGCTGAGGATACGCGACTTCCTGCTTCAGGTCCACCCCGAGGCCAGCCTATACAACGACTGCCTTAACGTCGTCTGA